Proteins from one Amycolatopsis benzoatilytica AK 16/65 genomic window:
- a CDS encoding anthranilate synthase component I, with translation MVSSAAASGPGPVSPSRAEFRALAESRRVIPVVRKVLADGETPLGIYRKLAADRPGTFLFESAENGKSWSRWSFVGVRSPAALTVRDGKAVWTGTPPANLPVEGNPLQVLRATVEALHTEPLPGLPPLTGGMVGYLGYDSVRWLEKLPELAERDLDIPEITMLLATDLAAFDHHEGTVTLIANAVNWDDSPERVDAAYDDALARLSAMTEQLRVPAPPTVATFDRPAPEFRRHRTKEDFHSAVDKAVEAIKAGEAFQVVPSQRFEIETGADALDVYRVLRTSNPSPYMYLLRLEGFDIVGSSPESLVTVRDGRATTHPIAGTRWRGADPEEDAQLAKDLLADEKERAEHLMLVDLGRNDLGKVCKPGSVHVVDFFQIERYSHVMHIVSTVTGELREDATAFDAVAACFPAGTLSGAPKVRAMQLIEELEPVRRALYGGVVGYLDFAGDADTAIAIRTALMRDGVAYVQAGGGVVADSVPDYEDTESLNKARTVLSAIAAAGTMVPAGQLDPAEDSAGV, from the coding sequence ATGGTCAGCTCAGCAGCCGCGTCCGGGCCCGGCCCGGTCAGCCCTTCCCGCGCCGAGTTCCGCGCACTGGCCGAGAGCCGCCGCGTGATCCCGGTGGTGCGCAAGGTCCTCGCCGACGGCGAAACCCCGCTCGGGATCTACCGCAAGCTCGCCGCCGACCGGCCCGGCACCTTCCTCTTCGAGTCGGCGGAAAACGGGAAGTCGTGGTCGCGCTGGTCGTTCGTCGGCGTGCGCAGCCCGGCCGCGCTCACCGTCCGCGACGGCAAAGCTGTCTGGACCGGCACCCCGCCGGCGAACCTGCCCGTCGAGGGCAACCCGCTGCAGGTGCTGCGCGCGACCGTCGAGGCGCTGCACACCGAGCCGCTGCCCGGCCTGCCGCCGCTCACCGGCGGGATGGTCGGCTACCTGGGCTACGACTCGGTGCGCTGGCTGGAAAAGCTGCCCGAGCTGGCCGAACGCGACCTCGACATCCCCGAGATCACCATGCTGCTGGCCACTGACCTCGCCGCGTTCGACCACCACGAAGGCACCGTCACGCTGATCGCGAACGCCGTCAACTGGGACGACTCGCCGGAACGGGTGGACGCCGCGTACGACGACGCGCTGGCGCGGCTGTCCGCGATGACCGAGCAGCTGCGCGTGCCCGCGCCGCCGACCGTCGCCACGTTCGACCGTCCGGCGCCGGAATTCCGGCGGCACCGCACCAAGGAAGACTTCCACTCGGCGGTCGACAAGGCGGTCGAGGCGATCAAGGCCGGCGAAGCGTTCCAGGTCGTGCCCTCGCAGCGATTCGAGATCGAGACCGGCGCGGACGCCCTCGACGTGTACCGCGTCCTGCGCACCTCCAACCCGAGCCCGTACATGTACCTCCTGCGGCTGGAGGGCTTCGACATCGTCGGTTCGAGCCCGGAATCGCTGGTGACGGTGCGCGACGGCCGCGCGACCACGCACCCGATCGCCGGCACCCGCTGGCGAGGCGCGGACCCGGAGGAGGACGCGCAGCTGGCCAAGGACCTGCTCGCGGACGAGAAGGAACGTGCCGAGCACCTGATGCTCGTCGACCTCGGCCGCAACGACCTCGGCAAGGTCTGCAAGCCGGGCTCGGTGCACGTGGTCGACTTCTTCCAGATCGAGCGCTACAGCCACGTGATGCACATCGTCTCCACGGTGACCGGCGAGCTTCGCGAGGACGCCACGGCGTTCGACGCGGTCGCCGCGTGCTTCCCGGCGGGCACGCTGTCCGGCGCGCCGAAGGTGCGGGCGATGCAGCTGATCGAGGAGCTGGAGCCGGTGCGCCGCGCGCTGTACGGCGGCGTGGTCGGGTACTTGGACTTCGCCGGCGACGCGGACACCGCGATCGCCATCCGCACCGCGCTGATGCGCGATGGGGTCGCCTACGTCCAGGCGGGCGGCGGCGTGGTGGCGGACTCGGTGCCGGACTACGAGGACACCGAGTCGCTGAACAAGGCCCGCACGGTGCTGTCCGCGATCGCCGCGGCGGGAACGATGGTCCCGGCTGGGCAACTCGACCCGGCAGAGGACTCGGCCGGTGTCTGA
- a CDS encoding Trp biosynthesis-associated membrane protein translates to MLALLLGALALWGASKMTWFAEFRDEGVRGTVRYTESGEQRASALVPLAILALAGVAGAIATSGWPRRVLGVVLVLAGAAGVWAGLDGIRFGGFAPGVPGTQIVLGHLIAALGGILLALGGLAAIKWAGTARKLGARYAAPGANAARKDPDTELWEALSEGSDPTEPPGPRR, encoded by the coding sequence GTGCTCGCCCTCCTGCTCGGCGCTCTCGCCCTGTGGGGCGCCTCGAAAATGACCTGGTTCGCCGAGTTCCGCGACGAGGGCGTGCGCGGCACCGTCCGGTACACCGAGTCCGGCGAACAGCGGGCGAGCGCGCTGGTGCCGCTCGCGATCCTCGCCCTCGCCGGCGTCGCCGGGGCGATCGCCACCAGCGGCTGGCCGCGCCGGGTGCTCGGCGTCGTCCTGGTGCTGGCCGGCGCGGCGGGCGTCTGGGCAGGTCTCGACGGCATCCGCTTCGGCGGTTTCGCGCCCGGCGTTCCGGGCACGCAGATCGTCCTCGGGCACCTGATCGCGGCGCTCGGCGGAATTCTTCTGGCCCTCGGCGGGTTGGCAGCGATCAAGTGGGCGGGCACCGCGCGGAAGCTCGGCGCCCGCTACGCCGCGCCGGGAGCCAACGCCGCGCGCAAAGATCCGGACACCGAGCTGTGGGAGGCGCTGTCGGAGGGAAGCGATCCGACCGAGCCGCCCGGTCCTCGTCGCTGA
- the trpC gene encoding indole-3-glycerol phosphate synthase TrpC: MTVLEDIVAGVREDLAQRESALPFDELKARAAKAAPARDVMAALRESGIGVIAEVKRRSPSKGELATIPDPAALARDYEDAGARVISVLTEQRRFGGSLADLDAVRAAVDIPVLRKDFVVSPYQVHEARLHGADMVLLIVAALEQNALVSLLDRVESLGMTALVEIHNAEEADRALEAGAKVIGVNARNLHTLEVDRDVFSRLAPGLPMDVFKVAESGVRGPGDLMSYAGHGADAVLVGEGLVASGDPKGAVVKLVTAGSHPACPRPSR; this comes from the coding sequence ATGACCGTGCTCGAAGACATTGTCGCCGGCGTGCGCGAGGACCTCGCGCAGCGGGAATCCGCGCTGCCGTTCGACGAACTCAAGGCCCGGGCGGCGAAAGCGGCCCCGGCGCGCGACGTCATGGCGGCGCTGCGCGAGTCCGGCATCGGCGTGATCGCCGAAGTCAAGCGGCGCAGCCCCTCCAAGGGCGAGCTGGCCACCATCCCCGACCCGGCCGCGCTGGCCCGTGACTACGAGGACGCCGGCGCCCGCGTGATCAGCGTGCTCACCGAACAGCGCCGCTTCGGCGGCTCGCTGGCCGACCTCGACGCGGTGCGCGCCGCGGTGGATATTCCCGTGCTGCGCAAGGACTTCGTCGTCAGCCCGTACCAGGTCCACGAGGCCCGGCTGCACGGTGCGGACATGGTCCTGCTGATCGTCGCCGCGCTGGAGCAGAACGCGCTCGTCTCGCTGCTCGACCGGGTCGAATCGCTCGGCATGACCGCCCTCGTGGAGATCCACAACGCCGAAGAAGCCGACCGTGCGCTGGAAGCCGGTGCGAAGGTCATCGGCGTCAACGCCCGCAACCTGCACACCCTCGAAGTGGACCGCGACGTGTTCTCCCGCCTCGCGCCCGGCCTGCCGATGGACGTGTTCAAGGTCGCCGAGTCCGGTGTCCGCGGCCCGGGCGACCTGATGTCCTACGCCGGCCACGGCGCGGACGCGGTGCTGGTCGGCGAGGGCCTGGTGGCGTCCGGCGACCCGAAGGGCGCGGTCGTCAAGCTCGTCACCGCCGGTTCGCACCCCGCCTGCCCGAGGCCGTCGCGGTGA
- the trpB gene encoding tryptophan synthase subunit beta codes for MTARGKHDPDERGYYGPYGGRFMPEALIGVVDAVAAEYEKARHDPAFTGELSRLLTEYAGRPSLLTEAKRFGEHAGGARVFLKREDLNHTGSHKINNVLGQALLTVRMGKKRVIAETGAGQHGVATATACALLGLDCVVYMGEVDTERQSLNVARMKLLGAEVVPVKTGSRTLKDAINEALRDWVTNADTTHYLFGTAAGPYPFPMMVRNFHHVIGEEARAQILEKAGRLPDVVAACVGGGSNAIGIFSGFYDDESVRLVGLEPGGEGIEGNRHGATLTKGTPGNLHGAMSYLLQDEDGQTVESHSISAGLDYPGVGPEHAWLKDSGRAEYRPVTDAAAMDAFQLLSRTEGIIPAIESAHALAGALELGRELGPEGLIVVNLSGRGDKDMDTAAKWFGLVDGEDK; via the coding sequence GTGACCGCCCGAGGCAAGCACGACCCGGACGAACGCGGCTACTACGGCCCCTACGGCGGCCGGTTCATGCCGGAAGCGCTGATCGGCGTGGTCGACGCGGTCGCGGCGGAGTACGAGAAGGCCCGCCACGACCCGGCGTTCACCGGCGAGCTCAGCCGTCTGCTCACCGAGTACGCGGGCCGTCCGTCACTGCTCACCGAAGCGAAACGGTTCGGCGAGCACGCGGGCGGCGCGCGGGTGTTCCTCAAGCGCGAGGACCTCAACCACACCGGCTCGCACAAGATCAACAATGTGCTGGGCCAGGCGCTGCTCACCGTCCGGATGGGCAAGAAGCGTGTCATCGCGGAGACCGGGGCGGGCCAGCACGGCGTCGCCACCGCGACCGCGTGCGCGCTGCTCGGCCTCGACTGCGTCGTGTACATGGGCGAGGTCGACACCGAGCGGCAGTCGCTGAACGTGGCGCGGATGAAGCTGCTCGGCGCCGAGGTCGTGCCGGTGAAGACCGGGTCGCGGACGCTGAAGGACGCGATCAACGAGGCGCTCCGCGACTGGGTCACCAACGCCGACACCACGCACTACCTGTTCGGCACCGCCGCCGGTCCGTACCCGTTCCCGATGATGGTGCGCAACTTCCACCACGTCATCGGCGAAGAAGCCCGGGCGCAGATCCTGGAGAAGGCGGGCCGGCTGCCGGACGTCGTCGCCGCGTGCGTCGGCGGCGGGTCCAACGCCATCGGCATCTTCTCCGGCTTCTACGACGACGAGTCGGTGCGGCTGGTCGGCCTCGAGCCGGGCGGCGAGGGCATCGAGGGCAACCGGCACGGCGCGACGCTCACCAAGGGCACCCCGGGCAACCTGCACGGCGCGATGAGCTACCTGCTGCAGGACGAGGACGGCCAGACGGTCGAGTCGCACTCGATCTCGGCCGGCCTGGACTATCCGGGCGTCGGTCCGGAGCACGCGTGGCTCAAGGACTCCGGCCGCGCGGAATACCGTCCGGTCACCGACGCGGCGGCGATGGACGCGTTCCAGCTGCTGTCGCGCACCGAAGGCATCATCCCCGCGATCGAGTCGGCGCACGCGCTGGCCGGAGCGCTGGAACTGGGCCGCGAGCTGGGTCCGGAGGGGCTGATCGTCGTCAACCTGTCCGGCCGGGGCGACAAGGACATGGACACCGCGGCGAAGTGGTTCGGACTCGTGGACGGGGAAGACAAGTGA